In one Arachis duranensis cultivar V14167 chromosome 9, aradu.V14167.gnm2.J7QH, whole genome shotgun sequence genomic region, the following are encoded:
- the LOC107464896 gene encoding FCS-Like Zinc finger 3 gives MASPLSSPSSSSSSSPRSNIFYYAGCEHHYEQPYFLQACFLCKKPLGQNRDIFMYRGNTPFCSKECRQEQIEIDEAKEKTLKLSSSKRGVRKSETTNQNSTSDNTLRTGTVAVA, from the exons ATGGCTTCTCCCttatcatcaccatcttcttcttcttcttcttctccaagatctAACATCTTCTATTATGCTGGATGTGAACATCACTATGAGCAGCCATATTTCCTTCAAGCTTGTTTTCTATGCAAAAAACCTCTTGGCCAAAACAGAGACATCTTTATGTATAG AGGGAACACTCCGTTCTGTAGCAAAGAGTGCAGGCAGGAACAGATAGAGATTGATGAAGCAAAAGAGAAAACGTTGAagctttcttcttcaaaaaGGGGTGTTAGAAAATCTGAGACCACTAACCAGAATTCTACATCCGACAACACTTTAAGAACAGGCACAGTTGCTGTGGCCTAA
- the LOC107464902 gene encoding ATP synthase subunit delta', mitochondrial, whose amino-acid sequence MFRRASTLLRRPLMGATSRRFSTDLPAAAVEDSSFVEAWKKVSPNVDPPKTPLAYMKPRPATPSSLPSKLTVNFVLPYASELSAKEVDMVIVPATTGQMGVLPGHVATIAELKPGVLSVHEGNDVTKYFVSSGFAFIHANSVADIIAVEAVPVDRIDANLVQKGLQEFTQKLNSATTDLEKAEAQIGVDVHSALNSALTG is encoded by the exons ATGTTCCGCCGAGCATCTACCCTCCTTCGCCGCCCACTGATGGGCGCTACATCCCGCCGATTCTCGACGGATCTGCCGGCGGCGGCCGTAGAAGATTCGAGCTTCGTGGAGGCATGGAAGAAAGTGAGCCCAAACGTGGATCCACCAAAGACTCCATTGGCTTACATGAAGCCTCGCCCAGCCACTCCTTCTTCCCTTCCTTCCAAGCTTACTGTCAACTTCGTCCTCCCTTACGCTTCCGAACTCTCCGCTAAAGAG GTTGACATGGTAATAGTACCTGCAACAACTGGGCAAATGGGTGTTCTCCCTGGACACGTTGCAACGATTGCAGAGTTGAAACCTGGTGTCCTATCCGTTCATGAAGGCAATGATGTGACCAAGTACTTTGTCAGTAGTGGCTTTGCCTTCATCCATGCAAATTCGGTTGCTGATATAATAGCTGTTGAAGCTGTACCAGTAGATCGAATTGATGCAAACTTAGTCCAGAAGGGACTTCAAGAGTTCACTCAGAAGCTGAACTCTGCGACAACTGATTTGGAGAAAGCTGAAGCTCAGATTGGAGTTGATGTGCATAGCGCTCTCAACTCAGCACTTACAGGCTAA